One part of the Lotus japonicus ecotype B-129 chromosome 2, LjGifu_v1.2 genome encodes these proteins:
- the LOC130736248 gene encoding uncharacterized protein LOC130736248, translated as MNSSSASPSRSRPRSAGGRARCQCGLPLIIYTAGTRVNTDRRFLRCRRWQLPDTCGFFFWIDDPSIVVQRSHAQVESDATSLNSEIGNSSNSVHVVPKLNKKIMKLKKKLEVERFQKKLACLFTVLAMIVAIGNLCMRKG; from the exons ATGAATTCTTCATCTGCTTCGCCCTCTCGTTCCAGGCCAAGGTCTGCAGGTGGAAGGGCCAGATGTCAATGTGGTCTCCCTCTCATCATCTACACAGCTGGGACTCGAGTAAACACTGATAGGAGATTTCTGAGATGCAGAAGATGGCAA TTGCCAGATACTTGTGGTTTCTTTTTTTGGATTGATGATCCCAGTATTGTAGTTCAGAGAAGTCATGCTCAAGTTGAAAGTGATGCAACAAGTTTAAATTCTGAGATTGGCAATTCATCAAACTCTGTTCATGTTGTaccaaagttgaataagaaGATTATGAAGCTCAAGAAGAAGCTTGAAGTTGAGAGATTCCAAAAGAAGCTCGCATGCTTGTTTACTGTCCTTGCAATGATAGTAGCAATAGGGAATTTATGTATGAGAAAGGGTTGA